Proteins from a single region of Chromobacterium sp. ATCC 53434:
- the ruvX gene encoding Holliday junction resolvase RuvX — MSAMPEGCALAFDFGERRIGVAVGDTMLGIPHPLATIDTPITDERFAAIAKLIAEWRPAQLVVGLPMHPDGEEHELSALSRRFANRLKGRFGLPVWLVDERYTSVIAEQLLEEAGVKKGRKQKPALDQVAAQAILAGWFEQPGTAV, encoded by the coding sequence ATGTCGGCCATGCCTGAAGGTTGCGCACTGGCTTTCGATTTCGGCGAGCGCCGCATCGGCGTCGCCGTCGGCGACACCATGCTCGGCATTCCCCACCCGCTGGCGACGATAGACACGCCGATCACCGACGAGCGCTTCGCCGCCATCGCCAAACTGATAGCGGAATGGCGGCCCGCCCAGCTGGTCGTCGGCCTGCCCATGCATCCGGACGGCGAGGAGCATGAGCTGTCCGCGCTGTCTCGCCGCTTCGCCAACCGGCTGAAGGGCCGCTTCGGCCTGCCGGTATGGCTGGTCGACGAGCGCTACACCTCGGTGATCGCCGAGCAGCTGCTGGAGGAAGCCGGCGTCAAGAAGGGCCGCAAGCAGAAACCGGCGCTGGACCAGGTCGCCGCCCAGGCCATTCTGGCCGGCTGGTTCGAGCAGCCCGGCACCGCCGTCTGA
- a CDS encoding YqgE/AlgH family protein codes for MESLSLCNHFLIAMPGMGDPLFAKSLVYLCEHGEHGAMGLIINKPSGIAMAQLFDQIDLPLDDEDTRTGLVYFGGPVQPDRGFVLHQPAGSWQSSLMVTDDIALTTSKDVLVAVSEGKKPEKLLISLGYAGWSAGQLEKEIAENGWLTVPADPAIIFGLQCEARYDAAMALLGFDPSLLSSDVGHA; via the coding sequence ATGGAATCCTTATCGCTGTGCAATCACTTCCTGATCGCCATGCCGGGCATGGGCGATCCGCTGTTCGCCAAATCGCTGGTCTATCTGTGCGAGCACGGCGAACATGGCGCAATGGGCCTGATCATCAACAAGCCGTCCGGCATCGCGATGGCCCAGCTGTTCGATCAGATCGACCTGCCGCTGGACGACGAAGACACCCGCACCGGCCTGGTCTACTTCGGCGGCCCGGTGCAGCCGGACCGCGGCTTCGTGCTGCACCAGCCGGCCGGCAGCTGGCAGTCCAGCCTGATGGTCACCGACGACATCGCGCTGACCACGTCCAAGGACGTGCTGGTGGCGGTGTCCGAAGGCAAGAAGCCCGAGAAGCTGCTGATCTCGCTCGGCTATGCCGGCTGGTCGGCCGGCCAGCTGGAGAAGGAGATCGCCGAAAACGGCTGGCTGACGGTGCCGGCCGATCCCGCCATCATCTTCGGACTGCAGTGCGAGGCGCGCTACGACGCCGCGATGGCGCTGCTGGGCTTCGACCCCTCGCTGCTGTCGTCGGATGTCGGCCATGCCTGA
- the smc gene encoding chromosome segregation protein SMC, with protein sequence MRLTHIKLAGFKSFVDPTSIAVPGQLVAVIGPNGCGKSNVIDAVRWVLGESSAKQLRGESMQDVIFNGSSSRKPVSRASVELVFDNADGQLTGPWGQYAEVAIKRVLTRQGESSYYINSQQVRRRDITDLFLGTGVGARGYAVIEQGMISRIIEARPEELRAYLEEAAGVSKYKERRRETENRLSDTRANLERIADLRQELERQVERLSEQAEVAAQYHDMRGALNHKQNLLALARREEAARNEAHARGELARIETEEAAFEAAVTHLETEQETVREQHFAASDGVHEAQQRLFEANAQLARLEEAQRHREQSRQRLERDLAAAGSERQQLADSRRQAESELDDWLPRLEEAQLRQEEAQMALEDGADELPGAEAAFRQLDQQQSQLIAQQANLTRERDLSRQKIEHWQRGAQQLDGRDAALTRELSDLNLPEHQALEAAQQEAAKAKAALDTVRARLVADEAKQADLAAEREKLDQQLAGLRTEMARAEAEAAALAALLQREAAGEQLAGWLEAHQLADAPQLWQSLRMDARWQTALEAVLGERLSARAAGLPGAQPPAALAVVDGANRAVAGSPPRSWPTLLAQARADAPFDAALADWLAGVYLADTLDEALARRGELAAGECWLTPEGHRVDAASVRYHAEASGDGLMARKLLLDQARARAETLGPDIEALQRKRDGLLSMGNMLAEAVRGQKGSLTRLEAELNAATLEHVKLDQAARQGAARLSAIEAERGRIAEERRHAAEGIAEAELMGEEAALTLEELALQLEEVRLARLNAETRLELARNKARDAERVLHEIRLTLHSAEQKVAELSRRGRELADRDEQLQERLETLAGEAETVDEAVPEEALQLSLAERETREGELSAARDRLNQLTERMREISQRQHEANAALPALREARSDWLLKHQEARLAMERFAEELAQAGADEAVLLADLNEGVKPNALAAEIARLARALEGLGAVNLAALQELDEAKQRGEYLQSQSDDLNQAMATLEEAIAKIDGETRDMLQVTYDAVNAKMREFFPTLFGGGRAELVLTGEDLLNAGVQIIAQPPGKKNSTIHLLSGGEKALTAMSLVFSLFSLNPAPFCLLDEVDAPLDDANTSRFCDLVKQMSERTQFLYISHNRLTMEMAEQLVGVTMQEQGVSRIVAVDIVEALKMRETA encoded by the coding sequence TTGCGCCTGACCCATATCAAGCTTGCCGGCTTCAAGTCCTTCGTCGATCCGACCAGCATCGCGGTGCCGGGCCAACTGGTGGCGGTGATCGGTCCCAACGGCTGCGGCAAGTCCAATGTGATCGACGCCGTGCGTTGGGTATTGGGCGAGTCGTCCGCCAAGCAGCTGCGCGGCGAATCGATGCAGGACGTGATCTTCAACGGCTCGTCCAGCCGCAAGCCGGTGTCGCGGGCCTCGGTGGAGCTGGTGTTCGACAACGCCGACGGCCAGCTGACCGGCCCGTGGGGCCAGTACGCCGAAGTGGCGATCAAGCGGGTGCTGACGCGGCAGGGCGAATCCAGCTACTACATCAACAGCCAGCAGGTCCGGCGGCGCGACATCACCGACCTGTTCCTCGGCACCGGCGTCGGCGCGCGCGGCTACGCGGTGATCGAGCAGGGCATGATCTCGCGCATCATCGAGGCGCGGCCGGAAGAGCTGCGCGCCTATCTGGAAGAGGCGGCCGGCGTGTCCAAGTACAAGGAGCGCCGTCGCGAGACCGAAAATCGCCTGTCCGACACCCGCGCCAATCTGGAGCGCATCGCCGATTTGCGGCAGGAGCTGGAGCGGCAGGTGGAGCGGCTGTCCGAGCAGGCCGAGGTGGCCGCGCAATACCACGACATGCGCGGCGCGCTGAACCACAAGCAGAACCTGCTGGCGCTGGCGCGGCGCGAGGAGGCCGCCCGCAACGAGGCGCACGCCCGCGGCGAGCTGGCGCGCATCGAGACCGAGGAGGCCGCCTTCGAGGCGGCGGTCACCCATCTGGAAACCGAGCAGGAGACGGTGCGCGAGCAGCACTTCGCCGCCAGCGACGGGGTGCACGAGGCGCAGCAGCGGCTGTTCGAGGCCAACGCCCAGCTGGCCAGGCTGGAGGAGGCGCAACGCCATCGCGAACAGAGCCGGCAGCGGCTGGAGCGCGATCTGGCCGCCGCCGGCAGCGAACGCCAGCAATTGGCCGACAGCCGCCGCCAGGCGGAATCGGAACTGGACGACTGGCTGCCCAGGTTGGAAGAGGCGCAGCTGAGGCAGGAAGAGGCGCAGATGGCGCTGGAGGACGGCGCCGACGAGCTGCCGGGCGCCGAGGCGGCCTTCCGCCAGCTGGACCAGCAGCAATCGCAGCTGATCGCGCAGCAGGCCAATCTGACCCGCGAGCGCGATCTGTCGCGGCAGAAGATAGAGCATTGGCAGCGGGGGGCGCAGCAGCTGGACGGCCGCGACGCGGCGCTGACGCGCGAGTTGTCGGACCTGAACCTGCCCGAGCACCAGGCGCTGGAGGCGGCGCAGCAGGAGGCCGCCAAGGCCAAGGCCGCGCTGGACACGGTGCGGGCGCGGCTGGTGGCCGACGAGGCCAAGCAGGCCGACCTGGCCGCCGAACGGGAAAAACTGGATCAGCAGTTGGCCGGCCTGCGCACCGAGATGGCGCGCGCCGAGGCCGAGGCCGCCGCGCTGGCGGCGCTGCTGCAGCGCGAGGCGGCCGGCGAGCAGCTGGCCGGCTGGCTGGAGGCGCACCAGCTGGCCGACGCGCCGCAGCTGTGGCAATCGCTGCGGATGGACGCGCGCTGGCAGACGGCGCTGGAGGCGGTGCTGGGCGAGCGCCTGTCCGCCCGCGCGGCCGGCCTGCCCGGCGCGCAGCCGCCGGCGGCGCTGGCGGTGGTGGACGGCGCGAACCGCGCCGTCGCCGGCTCGCCGCCAAGAAGCTGGCCGACGCTGTTGGCGCAAGCCCGGGCCGACGCCCCGTTCGACGCCGCGCTGGCCGACTGGCTGGCCGGCGTCTATCTGGCCGATACCCTGGACGAGGCGCTGGCCCGCCGCGGCGAGCTGGCCGCCGGCGAATGCTGGCTGACGCCTGAAGGCCACCGCGTCGACGCCGCCAGCGTGCGCTACCACGCCGAGGCCAGCGGCGACGGCCTGATGGCGCGCAAGCTGCTGCTGGACCAGGCCCGCGCCCGCGCCGAGACGCTGGGGCCGGACATCGAGGCCTTGCAGCGAAAGCGCGACGGCCTGCTGAGCATGGGCAATATGCTGGCCGAGGCGGTGCGCGGCCAGAAGGGTTCGCTGACCCGGCTGGAGGCGGAGCTGAACGCGGCGACGCTGGAGCACGTCAAGCTGGACCAGGCGGCGCGTCAGGGCGCGGCGCGCTTGTCGGCGATCGAGGCCGAGCGCGGCCGCATCGCCGAGGAGAGGCGGCACGCGGCCGAAGGCATTGCCGAGGCCGAGCTGATGGGCGAGGAGGCGGCGCTGACGCTGGAGGAGCTGGCCTTGCAGCTGGAAGAGGTCCGCTTGGCGAGGCTGAACGCCGAGACCCGGCTGGAGCTGGCGCGCAACAAGGCGCGCGACGCCGAGCGCGTGCTGCACGAGATCCGGCTGACCCTGCACAGCGCCGAGCAAAAGGTGGCCGAGCTGTCGCGCCGCGGCCGCGAGTTGGCCGACCGCGACGAGCAGTTGCAGGAAAGGCTGGAAACGCTGGCCGGCGAGGCGGAGACGGTGGACGAGGCGGTGCCGGAGGAGGCGCTGCAGCTGTCGCTGGCCGAACGCGAGACGCGAGAGGGCGAGCTGTCCGCCGCGCGCGACCGGCTGAATCAGCTGACCGAACGGATGCGCGAGATCAGCCAGCGCCAGCACGAGGCCAACGCCGCGCTGCCGGCGCTGCGCGAGGCGCGTTCCGACTGGCTGCTGAAGCACCAGGAGGCCAGGCTGGCGATGGAGCGCTTCGCCGAGGAGCTGGCGCAGGCCGGCGCCGACGAGGCGGTTTTGCTGGCCGATCTGAATGAGGGGGTGAAGCCGAACGCGCTGGCGGCCGAGATCGCCCGGCTGGCGCGCGCGCTGGAGGGGCTGGGCGCGGTCAATCTGGCGGCGTTGCAGGAACTGGACGAGGCGAAGCAGCGCGGCGAGTATCTGCAAAGCCAGTCCGACGACCTGAACCAGGCGATGGCGACGCTGGAGGAGGCCATCGCCAAGATAGACGGCGAGACCCGCGACATGCTGCAAGTGACCTACGACGCGGTCAACGCCAAGATGCGCGAATTCTTCCCGACGCTGTTCGGCGGCGGCCGCGCCGAGCTGGTGCTGACCGGAGAGGACCTGCTGAACGCCGGCGTGCAGATCATCGCCCAGCCGCCGGGCAAGAAGAACAGCACCATCCACCTGCTGTCCGGCGGCGAGAAGGCGCTGACGGCGATGAGCCTGGTGTTCTCGCTGTTCTCGCTGAACCCGGCGCCGTTCTGCCTGCTGGACGAGGTGGACGCGCCGCTGGACGACGCCAATACCAGCCGCTTCTGCGACCTGGTCAAGCAGATGTCGGAGCGCACCCAGTTCCTCTATATTTCACACAACCGGCTGACGATGGAAATGGCCGAGCAACTGGTCGGGGTGACGATGCAGGAGCAGGGCGTCAGCCGCATCGTCGCGGTCGACATCGTCGAGGCGCTGAAGATGCGGGAGACGGCCTGA
- a CDS encoding MFS transporter: protein MTVSIKRWEPENPIFWLSRGRGIARRNLWLSIFSLHLNFNIWMMWSMVVVNLPAVGFLISSQQQFLLVSIPPLVGALMRLIYSWIWSWVGGGLWLGLSTLLLLLPAWGVGAVVTDISSPFWQLLLVAGLCGIGGGASASHLSNTSFFFPSSEKGLAMGLNAGFGNLGASVAQLLIPLCILFPLFGGWAGEPQVWGRGGDVHFVWLQNAAYLWLPAILLIALACLLYAHDLPKLRITPRDQLDAMKDAHTWYICLLYMGSYGTFLGFAAAFPLLARSMFPLVDASPYLFVGPMVCALSRPLGGWMGDRVGGGIATVISNLAMALGTVGAYLSLPASGDGGSFWLFLAMFQLIFFAAGVGNGSSYQLAPKVFLILAGREAQRLGTDPRLAYLRGGRRGASAMNVSSVLAAFGGFVIPKAFGSSLNWFGGVLPAFAMFFAFYLLCTAVAWWQYSRPQAALRC, encoded by the coding sequence ATGACCGTAAGCATCAAGCGCTGGGAGCCGGAAAATCCCATTTTCTGGCTGAGCCGCGGCCGCGGCATCGCCCGGCGCAATCTGTGGCTGTCGATCTTCTCCCTGCACCTGAACTTCAACATCTGGATGATGTGGAGCATGGTGGTGGTCAATCTGCCGGCGGTCGGCTTCCTGATTTCCAGCCAGCAACAGTTTCTGCTGGTGTCGATTCCGCCGCTGGTCGGCGCGCTGATGCGGCTGATCTATTCCTGGATCTGGAGCTGGGTCGGCGGCGGCCTGTGGCTGGGGCTGTCGACGCTGCTGTTGCTGCTGCCGGCCTGGGGCGTCGGCGCGGTGGTGACCGACATTTCGTCGCCGTTCTGGCAATTGCTGTTGGTCGCCGGGCTTTGCGGCATAGGCGGCGGCGCCAGCGCCTCGCATCTGTCCAATACCAGCTTCTTTTTCCCCAGTTCGGAAAAAGGCCTGGCGATGGGGCTGAACGCCGGCTTCGGCAATCTCGGCGCGTCGGTCGCCCAGCTGCTGATTCCGCTGTGCATCCTGTTCCCCTTGTTCGGCGGCTGGGCCGGCGAGCCGCAGGTGTGGGGCCGCGGCGGCGACGTGCATTTCGTCTGGCTGCAGAACGCCGCTTATCTCTGGCTGCCGGCCATCCTGCTGATCGCGCTGGCCTGCCTGTTGTACGCGCACGACCTGCCCAAGCTGCGGATCACGCCGCGCGACCAGCTGGACGCGATGAAGGATGCGCACACCTGGTATATCTGCCTGCTGTACATGGGCAGCTACGGCACCTTCCTCGGTTTCGCCGCCGCCTTCCCGCTATTGGCGCGCAGCATGTTCCCGCTGGTGGACGCCAGCCCCTATCTGTTCGTCGGGCCGATGGTCTGCGCCTTGTCGCGGCCTCTGGGCGGCTGGATGGGCGATCGCGTCGGCGGCGGCATCGCCACCGTCATCAGCAATCTGGCGATGGCCCTGGGCACCGTCGGGGCGTATCTCAGCCTGCCGGCCTCGGGCGACGGCGGTTCGTTCTGGCTGTTTCTGGCGATGTTCCAGCTGATCTTCTTCGCCGCCGGCGTCGGCAACGGTTCGTCCTACCAGCTGGCGCCCAAGGTATTTCTGATCCTGGCCGGGCGCGAGGCGCAACGGCTGGGCACCGACCCGCGGCTGGCCTATCTGCGCGGCGGCAGGCGCGGCGCGTCGGCGATGAATGTCAGCTCAGTGCTGGCGGCTTTCGGCGGCTTCGTCATCCCGAAGGCCTTCGGTTCTTCATTGAACTGGTTCGGCGGCGTGCTGCCGGCGTTCGCGATGTTCTTCGCCTTCTACCTGCTGTGCACGGCGGTGGCATGGTGGCAATACAGCCGGCCGCAGGCGGCGCTGCGCTGTTAG
- a CDS encoding MarR family winged helix-turn-helix transcriptional regulator has product MKKSDQASFLPVVRELSRTYQAFEQFASYNIRRLGLTPPQFDVVTTLGNSQGMNCKELSDHTLITKGTLTGVLDRLEDKGIVTRSMQPNDRRSVFVALTPYGQQLFNQAFPAHLDYMHNAFQQFGEQDLSGFCNELGRLRQSFSQALEQQENEPA; this is encoded by the coding sequence ATGAAAAAATCCGATCAAGCCAGTTTCCTGCCTGTCGTACGCGAATTGTCGCGCACTTACCAGGCCTTTGAACAGTTCGCCAGCTACAATATCCGCCGGCTGGGGCTGACGCCACCACAGTTCGACGTGGTGACGACACTGGGTAACAGTCAGGGAATGAACTGCAAGGAACTGTCCGATCACACGCTGATCACCAAAGGCACGCTGACCGGCGTGCTCGACCGCCTCGAAGACAAGGGCATCGTTACACGCAGCATGCAACCCAACGACCGCCGCAGCGTCTTCGTCGCTTTGACTCCATATGGCCAGCAGTTGTTCAATCAAGCGTTTCCGGCCCATCTGGATTACATGCACAACGCCTTCCAGCAGTTCGGCGAACAGGACCTGTCCGGCTTCTGCAACGAGCTGGGCCGCCTGCGCCAAAGCTTCAGCCAGGCGCTGGAGCAGCAGGAGAACGAGCCGGCGTGA
- a CDS encoding cell division protein ZipA C-terminal FtsZ-binding domain-containing protein, with protein MSELQIGVLILGGGVIALVVGFNMFQEWRFRKRTHQAFARPHGDVLLDVPKNNVRDGMRADRMEPVLLDDEPDDADMEPFEPQLPDEPPPARPSQDFAAVAAAGVEVPVMDDEEEAELALDSADHQALVVAMLDPSLDFIAEVLFHEPHELAAMPRFNVGKRTQLIGRTERGLWKVAEALPGTRYKQINVSMQMVDRSGAVSEQELAAFCQQVSRFAEDHDAAVSFPQRQQKLVAARELDRFCADVDVLIGINIVPKSSIEGARLRSFAEAAGLQLEPDGAFHYLADSGNTLYSLVAADQMPFTFHTLLDKSFPALTLLFDVPRVAGGVDVFDRAVYFAHQLAQEFDAQLVDDNRRALSDAGLARIRDQLLHIYGSMDDRGIAPGSVAALRLFA; from the coding sequence ATGAGCGAATTGCAGATTGGTGTTTTGATATTGGGCGGCGGCGTGATCGCCCTGGTGGTCGGTTTCAACATGTTTCAGGAATGGCGCTTCCGCAAGCGGACGCACCAAGCCTTCGCGCGTCCGCACGGCGACGTGCTGCTGGACGTGCCGAAGAACAACGTCCGCGACGGCATGCGCGCCGACCGGATGGAGCCGGTGTTGCTGGACGACGAGCCGGACGACGCCGACATGGAGCCGTTCGAGCCGCAGTTGCCGGACGAGCCGCCGCCGGCGCGCCCGTCGCAGGACTTCGCCGCGGTCGCGGCGGCCGGCGTCGAGGTGCCGGTGATGGATGACGAGGAGGAGGCCGAGTTGGCGCTGGACTCCGCCGATCACCAGGCGCTGGTGGTGGCGATGCTCGATCCGTCGCTGGATTTCATCGCCGAGGTGCTGTTCCACGAGCCGCACGAGCTGGCGGCGATGCCGCGCTTCAACGTCGGCAAGCGCACGCAGCTGATAGGCCGCACCGAGCGCGGGCTGTGGAAGGTGGCCGAAGCGCTGCCCGGCACCCGCTACAAGCAGATCAACGTCAGCATGCAGATGGTCGATCGTTCCGGCGCGGTCAGCGAACAGGAACTGGCTGCCTTCTGCCAGCAAGTGTCGCGATTCGCCGAGGATCACGACGCCGCGGTCAGCTTCCCGCAGCGTCAGCAGAAGCTGGTGGCGGCGCGCGAACTGGACCGTTTCTGCGCCGACGTCGACGTGCTGATCGGCATCAACATCGTGCCGAAGTCGTCGATAGAGGGCGCGCGTCTGCGCAGCTTCGCCGAGGCCGCCGGCCTGCAGCTGGAGCCGGACGGCGCCTTCCATTACCTGGCCGATTCCGGCAACACCCTGTATTCGCTGGTGGCGGCCGACCAGATGCCGTTCACCTTCCACACGCTGCTGGACAAGTCCTTCCCGGCTCTGACCTTGCTGTTCGATGTGCCGCGCGTCGCCGGCGGGGTCGACGTGTTCGACCGCGCCGTGTACTTCGCCCACCAACTGGCGCAGGAGTTCGACGCCCAGCTGGTCGACGACAACCGCCGCGCGCTGAGCGATGCCGGCCTGGCCCGCATCCGCGACCAGCTGCTGCACATCTACGGCAGCATGGACGACCGCGGCATCGCCCCGGGCAGCGTGGCCGCCTTGCGATTGTTCGCCTGA
- the ligA gene encoding NAD-dependent DNA ligase LigA has protein sequence MTANELRAAELRALLNRYGHEYYVLDAPTVPDAEYDRLFRELQALEEADPGLAGADSPTRRVGGAPLAEFDGVVHAVPMLSLANAFSDMQLADPAERHAELIQFDERVRKGLDAAEIEYATEPKFDGLAISLLYENGVLSRAATRGDGVTGEQVTENVRTIRAIPLRLDGANPPALLEVRGEVLMLKRDFERLNAEQLERGDKTFANPRNAAAGSLRQLDSRITAQRRLSFFAYAIARVDGADWPATHAGEMSWLAALGFPVVDQSLRPVVRGVDGLAGYYQDVLARRGGLPFEIDGVVYKVNRRDQQDALGFVSRAPRWAIAHKFPAEEALTVVEAIEEQVGRTGAITPVARLKPVFVGGVTVTNATLHNEDEVRRKDVRVGDTVVVRRAGDVIPEVVSVVLAQRPMKPAEGGDLFSAGEEPQYPAYSLPAACPVCGSHVVREEGEAIARCSGGLSCRAQRSQAIQHFAGRRMMDIDGLGERYIDKLVEYGYVKSVADLYRLKLEDLLEMKRRADEDEGVTPETVKAGKVASKWAENLIAAIDASRAPPLARLLFALGIRHVGESTAKTLADWLGTMALIRRSPAALFAALPDIGGVVADSLADFFAEDNNEKALDALLAELSPADERAPSPRLRERLDDAALLARLAIPRLTEVRSQQLAAQRSLSWLAASERRALLELELPAEVINALADWLDDPARRALLAALAALRDELLAGLSAESEAAARPLDGKTLVLTGTLPTLSRDQAKALIEAAGGKVSGSVSKKTHYVVAGEEAGSKLVKAQELGVAVLDEAGLQSLLAAN, from the coding sequence ATGACTGCAAACGAACTGCGCGCAGCCGAGCTGCGCGCGCTGCTGAACCGCTACGGCCACGAATACTACGTGCTGGACGCGCCGACGGTGCCAGACGCCGAATACGACCGCTTGTTCCGCGAATTGCAGGCGCTGGAGGAGGCCGATCCCGGACTGGCCGGCGCCGACTCGCCGACCCGCCGCGTCGGCGGCGCGCCGCTGGCCGAATTCGACGGCGTCGTCCACGCGGTGCCGATGCTGTCGCTGGCCAACGCCTTTTCCGACATGCAGCTGGCCGATCCGGCCGAGCGCCACGCCGAGCTGATCCAGTTCGACGAGCGGGTGCGCAAGGGCCTGGACGCGGCCGAGATCGAGTACGCCACCGAGCCGAAGTTCGACGGCCTGGCCATCTCGCTGCTGTACGAGAACGGCGTGCTGAGCCGCGCCGCCACCCGCGGCGACGGCGTGACCGGCGAGCAGGTGACCGAGAACGTCCGCACGATACGCGCGATCCCGCTGCGGCTGGACGGCGCGAACCCGCCGGCCTTGCTGGAGGTGCGCGGCGAGGTGCTGATGCTGAAGCGCGATTTCGAGCGCCTGAACGCCGAGCAGCTCGAGCGCGGCGACAAGACTTTCGCCAATCCGCGCAACGCCGCCGCCGGCAGCCTGCGCCAGCTCGATTCGCGCATCACCGCGCAGCGGCGGCTGTCCTTTTTCGCCTACGCCATCGCCCGCGTCGACGGCGCCGACTGGCCCGCGACCCACGCCGGCGAGATGAGCTGGCTGGCGGCGCTGGGCTTCCCGGTCGTCGATCAGAGCCTGCGGCCGGTGGTGCGCGGCGTCGACGGCCTGGCCGGCTACTACCAGGACGTGCTGGCGCGCCGCGGCGGCCTGCCGTTCGAGATAGACGGCGTGGTGTACAAGGTGAACCGCCGCGACCAGCAGGACGCGCTGGGCTTCGTGTCGCGCGCGCCGCGCTGGGCCATCGCCCACAAATTCCCGGCCGAGGAGGCGCTGACCGTCGTCGAGGCGATCGAGGAGCAGGTGGGCCGCACCGGCGCCATCACGCCGGTGGCGCGGCTGAAGCCGGTCTTCGTCGGCGGCGTCACCGTCACCAACGCGACGCTGCACAATGAGGACGAGGTCAGGCGCAAGGACGTGCGCGTCGGCGACACCGTCGTCGTGCGCCGCGCCGGCGACGTGATTCCCGAGGTGGTGTCGGTGGTGCTGGCGCAGCGGCCGATGAAGCCGGCCGAAGGCGGCGACCTGTTCAGCGCCGGCGAGGAGCCGCAATATCCGGCCTACAGCCTGCCCGCCGCCTGCCCGGTCTGCGGCAGCCATGTGGTGCGTGAAGAAGGCGAAGCCATCGCCCGCTGTTCCGGCGGCCTGTCCTGCCGCGCCCAGCGCAGCCAGGCGATACAGCATTTCGCCGGCCGGCGGATGATGGACATCGACGGCCTGGGCGAGCGCTATATCGACAAGCTGGTCGAGTACGGCTACGTCAAGAGCGTCGCCGACCTGTACCGGCTGAAGCTGGAGGACCTGCTGGAGATGAAGCGCCGCGCCGACGAGGACGAGGGCGTGACACCGGAGACGGTCAAGGCCGGCAAGGTGGCCAGCAAGTGGGCGGAAAACCTGATCGCGGCGATAGACGCCAGCCGCGCCCCGCCGCTGGCGCGGCTCTTGTTCGCGCTGGGCATACGCCACGTCGGCGAATCGACGGCGAAGACGCTGGCCGACTGGCTGGGGACGATGGCGCTGATACGCCGCAGCCCGGCCGCGCTGTTCGCCGCGCTGCCCGATATCGGCGGCGTGGTGGCGGATTCGCTGGCCGATTTCTTCGCCGAGGACAACAATGAAAAGGCGCTGGACGCGCTGCTTGCCGAGCTGAGCCCGGCCGACGAGCGGGCACCGTCGCCGAGGCTGCGCGAGCGGCTGGACGACGCGGCGCTGTTGGCGCGGCTGGCGATTCCGCGGCTGACCGAGGTGCGCAGCCAGCAGCTGGCGGCGCAGCGCAGCCTGTCCTGGCTGGCGGCGAGCGAGCGGCGCGCGCTGCTGGAGCTGGAGCTGCCGGCCGAGGTGATCAACGCGCTGGCCGACTGGCTGGACGATCCGGCGCGGCGGGCGCTGCTGGCGGCGCTGGCGGCCTTGCGGGACGAGTTGCTGGCCGGCCTGTCGGCCGAGTCCGAGGCGGCGGCGAGGCCGCTGGACGGCAAGACGCTGGTGTTGACCGGCACGCTGCCGACGCTGAGCCGCGACCAGGCCAAGGCGCTGATCGAGGCCGCCGGCGGCAAGGTGTCCGGCAGCGTGTCGAAGAAGACGCATTACGTGGTGGCCGGCGAGGAGGCGGGCAGCAAGCTCGTCAAGGCGCAGGAGCTGGGCGTGGCGGTACTGGACGAGGCCGGCCTGCAGTCGCTGCTGGCCGCAAATTGA